One genomic segment of Chitinophaga sancti includes these proteins:
- a CDS encoding SusC/RagA family TonB-linked outer membrane protein: MKFTVVFVLVACLQVKASTYAQNVSLNVRNASLELVFKEFKKQTGYNFFYNDAMVRTGIPVTLDLKSMPLEEALKQALLNQPLTFSIVNKTVVLKDKMATPDFTSVPAPPEDLHGRVADSLGNPLIGATVRVKGTKEVVITDGGGMFILKNVDDKQTLIVSFTGYVTKEVPVKEGNSRVYMIRLLRSNNPLDEVQVIAYGTNTRRFNVGNVATVTSADIKSSGATNITNALNGRVPGLEVNVFSGVPGARQTFQSRGQNTLSSSASAIAYDQPLIIVDGIPLPTQNNDISMLLNSFNSGGGASGFSALNGLNPSDIESISVLKDADATSIYGSQGANGVVVITTKKGKPGRNRVNVSVVTGPSKISRGLDMMDTKQYLRMRHQAITMDSITTFPTDQSYFKDLFVYDTTMYTDFVKKYYGGTANSTDAHLSMSGGATNSTYMVSAGYTRQSYNMPGDFSDKRYTLHSALSTHSSNNKIRADFGSDVSYETNNSSGSTTLGKAMMTVPDHPDMLDAKGNLVWTYKGQDVSSDQLLAEQKKPYNINSYLFNNYLRLTYEIIPGLNIAANAGWAMNMTKQYSATPLAAVKPGNGTSASANFGQSNDQTINVEPQVDYRKTIGDGELTILAGGTYRKVTSGFNQQLGTGYTDDGLLGTIMAATGISVSDGADISKYVAGFGRINYVYKEKYIVNLTGRRDGSSNFGPGRRFGNFGAVGIGWIISEERFMKSFKPVLSFAKISGNYGTNGSDGVAPYKYQPYWKVASTTSTQTFDGTRPYTASNLYNPNYSWASKHSINLGLDLGFIDDKILLNLAYYRSRTGNQLTGYTLPTQTGFNSVVMNMDAVLQDAGLELSITTRNITTKDFRWTTSFNISGNRNKLISFPGLATSAYAATYAVGKSTSMIYGFKSAGVNDTTGVFQYYKANGTITSAPATSNIAKGGDMQAIANAQTDFYGGLNNTFSYKNWNLSLFFKFSRAMAKNYLAGINYASPLPGGQINLPAFMQDMFWTKPGDHAQLQRLTTGYYGAARNGQLAQRYGSYFTSSDAVYSNNTYLRLKSLMLSYSLPTATVKKMGIQGCSFNITAQNLFTITNYKFGDPEMPGTLYTVPMQLIVTGGFNLEF; encoded by the coding sequence ATGAAATTCACAGTCGTATTTGTATTGGTCGCTTGTTTACAGGTTAAGGCCAGCACTTATGCACAGAATGTGTCATTGAATGTTCGAAACGCTTCCCTGGAGCTGGTATTTAAAGAATTTAAGAAGCAAACAGGGTACAATTTCTTTTACAATGATGCGATGGTACGCACAGGTATTCCTGTGACCCTGGACCTGAAATCCATGCCGCTTGAGGAAGCTTTAAAGCAGGCATTGCTCAATCAGCCGCTTACCTTTTCTATTGTGAACAAAACAGTAGTGCTGAAAGATAAGATGGCCACACCGGATTTTACATCCGTGCCAGCGCCGCCGGAAGATCTGCATGGCCGTGTGGCCGATTCCCTGGGGAATCCGCTGATTGGCGCCACTGTCCGTGTGAAAGGGACTAAAGAAGTGGTGATTACTGACGGTGGCGGTATGTTCATCCTCAAAAATGTTGATGACAAACAAACCCTGATCGTCTCCTTTACAGGTTATGTCACAAAAGAAGTACCTGTAAAAGAAGGTAATTCGAGAGTTTACATGATCAGACTGTTACGCTCCAACAACCCACTGGATGAAGTGCAGGTGATCGCTTACGGTACCAATACCAGGCGTTTTAACGTGGGTAATGTGGCCACTGTGACTTCAGCAGATATCAAAAGCTCAGGTGCTACCAATATTACCAATGCCCTCAATGGTCGTGTACCAGGTCTGGAAGTAAATGTATTTAGCGGTGTTCCGGGTGCAAGACAAACGTTCCAGTCCAGGGGGCAGAATACGCTGTCCAGCTCTGCTTCTGCCATTGCATACGATCAGCCCCTCATCATCGTAGATGGAATTCCATTGCCTACACAGAACAATGACATCTCGATGTTACTGAACAGTTTCAACTCCGGCGGTGGCGCCAGTGGCTTCAGTGCATTGAATGGCCTGAACCCTTCAGATATCGAAAGTATCAGTGTGCTGAAAGATGCAGATGCTACTTCTATCTATGGTTCACAGGGTGCGAATGGAGTAGTGGTGATCACGACCAAAAAAGGGAAGCCGGGTAGAAACAGGGTGAATGTAAGCGTGGTAACTGGTCCCAGCAAAATCTCCCGCGGACTGGATATGATGGATACAAAGCAATATCTGCGTATGCGTCATCAGGCTATTACCATGGATAGTATCACCACCTTCCCTACAGATCAGAGTTATTTCAAAGACCTGTTTGTATATGATACTACCATGTATACTGATTTTGTTAAGAAATATTATGGTGGTACAGCTAACAGTACAGATGCACACCTGAGCATGTCAGGAGGCGCCACGAATAGCACCTATATGGTGTCTGCCGGTTATACCAGACAGTCTTATAATATGCCGGGCGACTTTTCTGATAAGCGCTACACGCTGCATAGTGCATTGAGCACACATTCATCAAATAACAAGATCAGGGCTGATTTTGGCAGTGATGTGTCTTACGAAACCAATAATTCTTCAGGCAGCACCACCCTGGGCAAAGCCATGATGACTGTGCCTGACCATCCGGATATGCTGGATGCAAAAGGTAACCTGGTTTGGACATACAAAGGGCAGGATGTAAGTTCTGATCAGTTGCTGGCGGAGCAAAAAAAGCCTTACAATATCAACAGCTACCTGTTTAATAATTACCTCCGTTTAACTTACGAAATAATTCCGGGATTGAACATTGCTGCAAATGCAGGCTGGGCTATGAACATGACCAAACAATATAGCGCCACTCCGCTTGCTGCCGTGAAACCTGGCAATGGTACCTCTGCCAGTGCCAACTTTGGCCAGAGCAATGACCAGACGATCAACGTGGAGCCACAGGTCGATTACAGAAAGACCATCGGAGATGGTGAACTGACAATATTGGCAGGGGGTACCTACAGGAAAGTAACATCCGGTTTTAATCAGCAGCTGGGTACTGGTTACACTGATGATGGATTATTGGGAACCATCATGGCAGCAACTGGTATCAGTGTATCAGATGGAGCTGATATCTCCAAATATGTAGCAGGGTTTGGCCGTATTAACTATGTCTATAAGGAAAAGTACATCGTCAACCTGACGGGTCGTCGCGATGGTTCCAGCAATTTTGGACCTGGCCGCCGCTTTGGTAACTTTGGTGCAGTAGGTATCGGTTGGATCATCTCCGAAGAGCGATTCATGAAATCATTCAAACCTGTGCTTAGCTTTGCGAAGATCTCCGGTAACTATGGTACCAATGGTTCCGACGGTGTAGCCCCCTACAAATATCAGCCATACTGGAAAGTAGCGTCCACAACTTCTACGCAGACTTTTGATGGTACCCGTCCTTATACAGCCAGCAATCTTTACAATCCGAACTATAGCTGGGCTTCCAAACATTCCATTAACCTGGGACTGGACCTCGGCTTTATTGATGATAAGATCCTGTTGAACCTGGCTTATTACCGTAGCAGAACCGGTAACCAGCTTACAGGTTATACACTGCCTACACAAACTGGTTTCAACAGTGTAGTGATGAACATGGATGCTGTGCTACAGGATGCAGGTCTCGAATTGTCCATTACGACCCGCAATATCACCACAAAAGATTTTAGATGGACTACGTCTTTCAATATATCCGGCAACAGGAATAAACTTATTTCCTTCCCAGGTTTAGCAACATCAGCTTATGCAGCTACCTATGCAGTTGGGAAATCTACCTCCATGATATATGGATTCAAATCTGCAGGTGTGAACGATACAACTGGTGTATTCCAGTATTACAAGGCGAATGGCACCATTACTTCTGCACCAGCTACATCCAATATCGCCAAGGGTGGAGATATGCAGGCAATTGCCAATGCACAGACTGATTTCTATGGTGGTCTGAACAACACTTTCTCCTATAAGAACTGGAACCTGAGCCTGTTCTTCAAATTCTCCAGGGCAATGGCCAAAAACTACCTGGCAGGTATCAATTATGCATCTCCGCTACCTGGTGGTCAGATCAATCTGCCTGCATTTATGCAGGATATGTTCTGGACCAAACCGGGTGATCATGCACAATTACAGCGCCTGACCACAGGTTATTATGGTGCTGCCAGAAACGGACAACTGGCACAACGATACGGTAGTTACTTCACCAGCTCTGATGCTGTATATAGTAACAATACTTACCTGCGTCTGAAGAGCCTCATGCTGTCTTATTCACTGCCAACAGCTACTGTGAAAAAAATGGGCATACAGGGTTGTTCATTCAATATCACTGCACAGAACCTGTTCACCATTACTAACTACAAGTTTGGTGATCCTGAAATGCCAGGTACGCTTTATACAGTGCCTATGCAGCTGATCGTAACTGGTGGTTTCAACCTGGAGTTCTAA
- a CDS encoding FecR family protein yields the protein MSIDRITALLEKLTSNTCTWQEKKELFTLIESVNDPQLKAVLEAAWLQYNKPVHNLSDYSSRVILDNILQRKQPTRVLFIRKWRAAAVAAVAALLIGISIYKFTGTPSATKEPIAIVSDIKAPVTHKATITLSNGQQVLADSISAHQLVMEGQTKVVRLANGEIVYQPQGQHNEILLNTLTNPKGSQVTSITLSDGSRVWLNAGTSLTYPVAFSGRERKVTVSGEAYFEVAAAGDHKIPFLVNIKTNQRDSSLVTVLGTHFNIKAYADEADTRVTLLQGSVQVDHQQQGLRIVPGQQATYAAGQKIYVNTPSTDDVVAWKEGLFAYQNNSIAQVLRDAARWYDIDVVYAGKVPGDTFTGEIPRTATLTELLQILQMSRVHFRLDGRQLTVLN from the coding sequence ATGTCGATAGACAGGATCACAGCATTATTGGAGAAATTAACATCCAACACCTGCACCTGGCAGGAGAAAAAAGAGCTATTCACGCTCATCGAAAGCGTGAACGATCCGCAGCTAAAAGCTGTACTGGAAGCTGCGTGGCTACAATATAACAAGCCAGTTCATAACCTATCTGACTATTCCTCAAGAGTCATTCTCGACAACATTTTACAACGGAAACAGCCAACTAGAGTTCTATTTATCCGAAAATGGCGCGCTGCGGCTGTAGCAGCCGTAGCTGCGCTATTGATCGGGATCAGCATTTACAAATTTACAGGTACTCCTTCCGCCACAAAGGAACCAATTGCCATCGTATCAGATATTAAAGCCCCTGTCACACACAAGGCCACCATCACATTATCTAATGGACAACAGGTGCTGGCAGACAGTATCTCCGCTCATCAACTGGTTATGGAGGGTCAAACCAAGGTAGTCAGACTTGCCAACGGAGAAATTGTTTACCAACCACAGGGACAACACAACGAAATTTTACTCAATACGCTTACGAATCCAAAAGGAAGCCAGGTGACTTCGATCACGTTATCTGATGGAAGCCGGGTGTGGCTCAATGCAGGTACTTCCCTCACCTATCCTGTAGCCTTTTCAGGCCGCGAAAGGAAAGTGACAGTATCAGGGGAAGCCTATTTTGAAGTAGCCGCAGCAGGTGACCACAAAATTCCTTTTTTAGTAAATATTAAAACCAACCAAAGAGATAGCAGCCTTGTTACTGTGCTGGGTACACATTTTAATATCAAAGCTTATGCAGATGAAGCAGACACGAGAGTAACCCTGTTACAAGGTAGCGTGCAGGTAGATCATCAGCAACAGGGCCTCCGGATTGTGCCCGGACAACAGGCTACTTATGCTGCCGGCCAAAAGATCTATGTAAACACACCATCTACTGATGATGTAGTAGCTTGGAAAGAAGGGCTTTTTGCTTATCAGAACAACAGTATCGCACAGGTACTGCGCGATGCCGCCCGCTGGTATGATATAGATGTAGTGTACGCAGGCAAGGTACCGGGTGACACCTTCACAGGTGAGATACCACGTACGGCTACGCTGACTGAGCTATTACAAATTTTACAAATGAGCCGGGTTCACTTCCGGTTAGATGGCAGACAGCTTACTGTACTCAATTAA
- a CDS encoding RNA polymerase sigma-70 factor, whose protein sequence is MHHPDDIALVNKLAGNDEVAFEALFHKYKDKLYSFLLHLGNSPTAAEDVLQDVFMKLWTRRAQLGEIDNFNAYLFRMAANQAINLMRRQSREIRILDELQLYTIDENGTTQAMSEKEVQEVLAKALATLPQQQYKVFMLSREHGLKYEEIAAEMGISAATVRNHMVQALKKIRTYLESSHIISIIYLYIILAEKMK, encoded by the coding sequence ATGCACCACCCGGATGACATAGCACTAGTGAATAAGTTGGCAGGCAATGATGAAGTAGCCTTCGAGGCGCTTTTCCATAAGTACAAGGATAAACTATATTCATTCCTCCTACACCTTGGCAACTCCCCTACAGCAGCAGAAGACGTATTACAGGACGTCTTTATGAAGCTATGGACACGCCGTGCTCAGCTGGGTGAAATCGACAATTTCAATGCATATTTGTTCCGCATGGCCGCCAATCAGGCTATTAACCTGATGCGCAGGCAAAGCCGGGAAATCAGGATCCTCGATGAGCTACAATTGTATACCATCGATGAAAACGGCACCACACAGGCCATGTCGGAGAAAGAAGTGCAGGAAGTACTGGCCAAAGCGCTGGCAACCCTGCCACAACAGCAATATAAGGTGTTTATGCTCAGTCGTGAACACGGACTCAAGTATGAAGAAATTGCAGCAGAAATGGGCATCTCTGCCGCCACGGTTCGCAATCATATGGTGCAGGCGCTCAAAAAGATCAGAACGTACCTGGAGTCTTCACATATTATAAGCATTATCTATCTGTACATCATATTAGCAGAGAAGATGAAATAA
- a CDS encoding pectinesterase family protein yields the protein MKHLVYLCLLFVTFSSSAQEKKLLVVAHDGSGDFSNIQDAVNAVRDFQYWRVTIFIKKGTYHEKLVIPSWKTGITLIGESRDSTIITNSDFSGKPYPGGKDINGRDKYSTFTSYTVLVQGNDVVLRNLTIVNAAGQVGQGVALHVEGDRCIFRNCKLLGNQDTLYAGKENSRQFYDSCYIEGTTDFIFGAATVVFKDCTIFSIRNSYVTAASTTANQPYGFVFMHCNLIAADTATKVYLGRPWRPYAATLFMECTLGKHILPVGWHNWDKSENEQTARYREYNNNGPGAGTRQRVSWSKQLSKQEAKAITITKILNAWDPTVQP from the coding sequence ATGAAGCACCTTGTTTATTTATGCCTGCTATTTGTTACGTTTTCCAGCTCCGCCCAGGAGAAAAAACTGTTAGTCGTAGCCCACGATGGGAGTGGAGATTTCTCCAATATCCAGGATGCGGTGAATGCCGTACGGGACTTTCAGTATTGGAGAGTGACCATTTTTATAAAGAAAGGAACTTATCATGAGAAACTGGTCATCCCTTCCTGGAAGACGGGGATTACGCTGATAGGTGAATCCCGGGATAGTACCATTATTACCAATAGTGATTTTTCAGGGAAGCCATATCCCGGTGGTAAAGATATAAATGGAAGGGACAAGTACAGCACATTTACATCTTATACCGTTTTGGTACAGGGGAATGATGTGGTCCTCCGGAATTTAACAATTGTAAATGCAGCTGGTCAGGTAGGACAAGGAGTCGCACTTCATGTGGAAGGAGACAGGTGTATATTCCGGAATTGTAAACTGCTGGGCAACCAGGATACACTGTATGCCGGAAAAGAAAATAGCCGGCAGTTTTATGATAGTTGTTATATAGAAGGCACCACTGATTTCATATTTGGTGCGGCCACGGTGGTATTTAAGGATTGCACCATTTTCAGTATCAGGAATTCCTATGTCACAGCTGCCTCTACGACCGCAAACCAGCCATATGGTTTTGTATTCATGCATTGCAACCTGATCGCTGCAGATACGGCTACGAAAGTGTATCTGGGGCGGCCATGGCGACCTTATGCCGCTACATTGTTTATGGAGTGCACATTGGGTAAACATATCCTGCCTGTTGGCTGGCATAATTGGGATAAGTCAGAGAATGAACAGACTGCCAGATACAGGGAGTATAATAATAATGGCCCGGGTGCCGGCACCCGCCAACGTGTGAGCTGGTCTAAGCAATTGAGTAAGCAGGAGGCGAAAGCGATTACAATCACTAAAATTCTGAATGCGTGGGATCCAACCGTACAGCCTTAA
- a CDS encoding MGH1-like glycoside hydrolase domain-containing protein yields MQAVCAQSPLQRYVNQFNAADSETVQNYVNNAQAYEWLNKNIPLLECPDSIIEKTYYYRWWTFRKHLKETPDGFIFTEFILPVKHAGRYNALSCALGHHINEGRWLRDTQYINQDIRYWFIADAQQKAPKFHQFSSWAEWAVYERIKVGGDPVLAIDLLPYMDADYRLWEKEKRLTDGLFWQFDVKDGMEESISGSRKEKNIRPTINSYMYGNAVAMAAMAKLAHNGTLFKKYITDAAKIKSLTQDSMWDSKAGFFKVRLAKGGLSDAREEIGFIPWYFNLPDDQAVYARAWQQLIDTAGFNAPWGITTAERRHPAFRSHGTGGCEWDGALWPFATTQTLKALSNLLRDYHYKGGMTPAIYYEMLSTYARSHQKNGQPYLGEYQDEKNGYWLKGDNPRSSYYNHSGFCDLVINDLIGIRPSLDNKVTIDPMVPWQWFQLSNIPYHGHLITINWNYKSKGFIIFVDNVEKYRGKKLKSVMLAL; encoded by the coding sequence GTGCAAGCCGTGTGTGCGCAAAGCCCCTTGCAGCGTTATGTAAACCAGTTCAATGCTGCAGACAGTGAAACCGTGCAGAACTATGTGAATAATGCACAGGCTTATGAATGGTTGAATAAAAACATTCCTTTGCTGGAATGTCCGGATAGCATTATTGAAAAGACCTATTACTACCGATGGTGGACATTTAGAAAACACCTGAAAGAGACGCCGGATGGGTTCATATTTACGGAGTTTATCTTACCGGTAAAACATGCAGGCAGGTACAATGCGCTGAGTTGTGCCCTGGGGCATCACATCAATGAAGGCCGATGGCTGAGAGATACCCAGTACATCAACCAGGATATCCGCTATTGGTTTATAGCAGATGCACAGCAAAAGGCGCCTAAGTTTCACCAGTTTAGCAGCTGGGCGGAATGGGCGGTGTACGAAAGGATAAAGGTAGGCGGAGACCCAGTCCTGGCAATAGATCTGCTCCCATATATGGATGCGGATTATCGTTTATGGGAAAAGGAAAAGCGCCTTACTGATGGACTGTTCTGGCAGTTTGATGTAAAAGATGGTATGGAAGAGTCTATCAGTGGTAGCAGGAAAGAGAAAAATATCCGCCCTACGATTAACAGCTACATGTATGGCAATGCGGTGGCGATGGCCGCCATGGCAAAGCTGGCACACAATGGTACGCTGTTTAAAAAATACATAACTGATGCAGCAAAAATAAAATCATTGACACAAGATAGTATGTGGGATAGCAAAGCCGGTTTTTTTAAAGTCCGCTTAGCAAAAGGAGGCTTGTCAGATGCCCGTGAAGAAATCGGTTTTATCCCCTGGTATTTTAATTTGCCCGATGATCAGGCAGTTTATGCCCGTGCATGGCAGCAATTGATCGATACAGCTGGTTTTAATGCGCCCTGGGGCATTACAACAGCAGAGAGAAGACATCCTGCTTTTCGTAGTCATGGTACGGGTGGCTGTGAGTGGGATGGTGCACTGTGGCCGTTTGCCACTACTCAGACCTTGAAAGCTTTATCCAATCTGCTCCGTGATTATCATTATAAAGGCGGCATGACACCCGCTATTTACTATGAGATGCTCAGTACCTATGCCCGTTCTCATCAGAAAAACGGACAGCCTTACCTGGGAGAATACCAGGATGAGAAGAACGGATATTGGTTAAAGGGAGATAATCCCCGAAGTAGTTATTACAATCATTCCGGTTTCTGTGATCTTGTCATTAATGACCTGATAGGTATCAGGCCGTCATTAGATAATAAAGTAACCATCGATCCGATGGTGCCATGGCAATGGTTTCAGTTATCAAATATTCCTTATCATGGACACCTGATCACTATCAACTGGAATTACAAAAGCAAAGGATTCATCATATTTGTAGATAATGTAGAAAAATACAGGGGCAAAAAGCTGAAATCCGTAATGCTGGCACTCTAA